The Bacillota bacterium DNA window ATTTTCTTTAATATTGTCACGGTCTAATATCCGACTTTTCCTAAACTCTTTATCAGCTTTTATAAAAACCATAGCATCACACGGATAGCCGCTTTCGATAAGGGCTGCTGCATCTATGAATACAGCTTTGAAACCCTGTTCTTGATATTTCTCCTTTAGCCTGTCAAAATGTTCAAGAATATATTTGTGAGAAATTCTATTTAAAAGTTTTAGCTTTTCATCATCAGAGAAAACAATTGACCCAAGAGCCTTTCTGTCAAGTTCACCGTTTTTGACTATTTTGCCCCCAAAAGCCTCTATTAACTCATTTTGAAGTGAATTGTTTTCCTTTAACTCCTCGTGTGCAATCCTGTCTCCGTCAATTACAGGATATCCCTTCTGCTCAATATACGAGCAGGCTCTCGATTTCCCCGCGCCGCTTTTGCCGGTTATTCCAACTACAGTCATTACGTTCACCCCTAAACGTCAATAATGTTAAAACCCGCGGCTTTTATAAGACGGTTATAGACTGCAAGCCCGATACCCGTTTTTTCGGGACAGCGCGCATATATTACTTCTGTATCTGTATCATCGAAACCACGAAGCACATCAAAGAGATTATGTGCAAGTGTAGACGGCTCGTCCCGCTTGCCGTAAGAAACGCATACAGTATCACTAAAATAATTTTCTTCTCCGTCAAAGCACATAACGGAAGCATTGCGGCCTTGTTTTTTAGCCTCATGCAGTTTTGACTGTATAAACGGGATCACGTCATTATCGTAACCCCTAATAACAAGCACCTTCGCTTTTGGCGCATAATGTCTGTATTTCATTCCTGGAGCCGCAACTTTTTCGCTGTCGCTAAATTTTGATAAAACCGCTTTTGAAAGCTCAACATGTCCAAGTACCGCTTCAAGCTGTGTCAGAGTGATGCCGCCCGGTCTTAATAAAACCGGGACATCACCAGCAAGTGACACAACGGTAGACTCGACACCGACATCGCAAGTGCCGCCATCCACGATCATGTCGATCCTGCCGTCCATTTCACTCAAAACATGCTGAGCTGTTGTAGGGCTGGGCTTTCCCGATATATTTGCGGACGGCGCCGCAATCGGCACACCGGAAACTTTTATAATTCCCCTTGCCACAGGATGAGAAGGAATCCTTATCCCTATAGTATCAAGCCCGGCAGAAACAACATTCGGAATAAGTTCTCTTTTCTTAAGCACAACGGTAAGTGGTCCGGGTGAATATGCCTCAAACAGTTTGTACGCCGACTTCGGCACATCCATGCATACTTTATCGACTTCACTGGCATCTGCAAGATGAACAATGAGAGGATTGTCCTGCGGACGACCCTTTGCGACAAAAATTTGCCTGACCGCATCTTCACATAAAGCACTTGCTGCAAGCCCGTAAACAGTCTCAGTAGGAATTGCAACGACCCCGCCCGAAGCAAGCGTTTGCGCAGCCTGCTTTATATAATCATATTCCTTTTTTACATCTGTTATTTTTAGATAAACCGTTTGCATTTTTACACCCATTAATCAAAAATATTTGTAACAATAATTCCAAGCATCATGCCAAGAACAGCACCCGCATAAGATGCCGGGCTTATTGCCCCCGCTGTAGGAATCAGATCGCAAAATGATATGTACAACATGGTTCCCGCAGCCGCGGCAAGACATATCGCAATAACAAGCGGTGAAATGGTCCCGAGTATTACGCCAAGCGCAGCTCCAAGCGCCATCGGAACCCCAGAAAGAGCCGCATAGAATGTTGCTTTTCCTACACTCATACCCGCCCCAATCATCGGTGCGGCCATTGCAGTTCCTTCAGGTATATCGTGGAAGAAGATCGCGATAGCAATCGATATTCCAAGCACTGGTGAAACATCAAAGCCGCTGCCTATTGCAAGACCTTCAAACGTATTATGCATTGCGATTGCAATGCCGGTAATTATGCCCGTCTGCATAAGATTTACCTTTTTACTTCTATACTGCGGTTCCTGTCCCCGTTCCATAATATGCTGTATTACAGCGGCAAACATAACTCCTGCTATAACGCCGACAATACTTGCCGATAAAAACCATCTTTGATTCCACATTTTAGCCGTATCGAATGCGGCTGGAAGCAGGTCAAAAGCAACAACCGCCAGCATTAGGCCAGCGGAAAGCTGCATAATAAACCCCAAAATGTCATTTTTCTTTACGTGAAACGCTGAAGCAAATAAACCACCTAGCCCCGTTCCCACAATACCTGTGGCGACGCTAATCAGGGTAATGTTCATCAAAGTGTCCATTGGCACTTCCCCTTTATCAGTCGTTTGCCTCTCCCTTCAGCCTTTCCGCCTGATCTGCGGTGATAAGCGCGTCTATCATTTCGTCTAAATCACCGTTCATAAATGCCTCAAGTTTATATAATGTAAGTGATATTCTGTGATCTGATACACGTCCCTGCGGGAAATTGTATGTCCTTATTCTTTCACTTCTGTCTCCTGTACCAACCTGAGATTTTCTTTCGCTCGCAATCTTTTCAGTCTGTTCCCGAAGTTCTCTTTCGTAAAGCTTTGTACGGAGAACTTTCATTGCTTTATCCTTATTTTTATACTGGCTTCTCTCATCCTGGCATTCAACGATAATGCCTGTAGGAATATGTGTGATTCGAATTGCAGACTCTGTTTTGTTGACATGCTGTCCGCCTGCTCCGCTGCTTCGATAGGTGTCTATCTGAAGATCTACCGGGTTTATATCAACCTCGACCTCTTCTGCTTCCGGCAGGACGGCAACAGTAACTGTGGAAGTGTGAACACGACCAGAACTTTCAGTTTCAGGCACACGTTGAACACGGTGAACGCCGCTTTCAAACTTAAGACGGCTGTAAGCGCCCTCACCAGTTATTTCAAAGCTGACTTCTTTAATCCCGCCAAGTTCGGTTTCGTTAATATTCAAAACCTCAACCTTCCAGCGTTTAACTTCTGCGTACATGCTGTACATACGGAAAAGACTATGCGCAAACAGAGCCGCTTCTTCTC harbors:
- the coaE gene encoding dephospho-CoA kinase (Dephospho-CoA kinase (CoaE) performs the final step in coenzyme A biosynthesis.) — encoded protein: MTVVGITGKSGAGKSRACSYIEQKGYPVIDGDRIAHEELKENNSLQNELIEAFGGKIVKNGELDRKALGSIVFSDDEKLKLLNRISHKYILEHFDRLKEKYQEQGFKAVFIDAAALIESGYPCDAMVFIKADKEFRKSRILDRDNIKEN
- a CDS encoding L-threonylcarbamoyladenylate synthase; protein product: MGVKMQTVYLKITDVKKEYDYIKQAAQTLASGGVVAIPTETVYGLAASALCEDAVRQIFVAKGRPQDNPLIVHLADASEVDKVCMDVPKSAYKLFEAYSPGPLTVVLKKRELIPNVVSAGLDTIGIRIPSHPVARGIIKVSGVPIAAPSANISGKPSPTTAQHVLSEMDGRIDMIVDGGTCDVGVESTVVSLAGDVPVLLRPGGITLTQLEAVLGHVELSKAVLSKFSDSEKVAAPGMKYRHYAPKAKVLVIRGYDNDVIPFIQSKLHEAKKQGRNASVMCFDGEENYFSDTVCVSYGKRDEPSTLAHNLFDVLRGFDDTDTEVIYARCPEKTGIGLAVYNRLIKAAGFNIIDV
- a CDS encoding ZIP family metal transporter: MDTLMNITLISVATGIVGTGLGGLFASAFHVKKNDILGFIMQLSAGLMLAVVAFDLLPAAFDTAKMWNQRWFLSASIVGVIAGVMFAAVIQHIMERGQEPQYRSKKVNLMQTGIITGIAIAMHNTFEGLAIGSGFDVSPVLGISIAIAIFFHDIPEGTAMAAPMIGAGMSVGKATFYAALSGVPMALGAALGVILGTISPLVIAICLAAAAGTMLYISFCDLIPTAGAISPASYAGAVLGMMLGIIVTNIFD
- the prfA gene encoding peptide chain release factor 1 produces the protein MLEKLAQVEQRYDEIGSRLADPEVVGDQNLFRDLMREHKKLTPIIEKYKEYKQAQNNMDEAKEMLSGTLEKDFKDMVEEEYLKSKENIATITEELKVLLLPSDPNDDKNVIVEIRGGAGGEEAALFAHSLFRMYSMYAEVKRWKVEVLNINETELGGIKEVSFEITGEGAYSRLKFESGVHRVQRVPETESSGRVHTSTVTVAVLPEAEEVEVDINPVDLQIDTYRSSGAGGQHVNKTESAIRITHIPTGIIVECQDERSQYKNKDKAMKVLRTKLYERELREQTEKIASERKSQVGTGDRSERIRTYNFPQGRVSDHRISLTLYKLEAFMNGDLDEMIDALITADQAERLKGEAND